A single genomic interval of Ischnura elegans chromosome 3, ioIscEleg1.1, whole genome shotgun sequence harbors:
- the LOC124156282 gene encoding DDRGK domain-containing protein 1 → MDAVSYTVLACVIVFLLLLFGFLFKSSSKREPEVAPDADARRGQEANLPRRAVAARNQRARLRPTGGGNQRQNVSDDENEDNEERERNIDLGDGKIGAKKRAKLEAKADRKVQREAEEREREEKKKREMLKEQEREKREERERQEEAAREEEERRQREEKERREQEEYERLKEAFSVEEEGFEENVEDEENNLLNNFITHIKTMKVVVLEDLASHFKMKTQAVIERIQQLQADGNLTGVIDDRGKFIYISPEELEAVAKFVRQRGRVSILELAESSNKLINLVPTKAEVAQVEVVK, encoded by the exons ATGGATGCTGTCTCGTATACtgtgttggcctgtgtaattgtCTTCCTCTTacttttatttggatttttgttCAAATCCAGTAGTAAAAGAG AGCCTGAAGTCGCACCTGATGCAGATGCCCGTCGAGGGCAAGAGGCGAATTTGCCCCGTCGCGCTGTAGCTGCGCGAAATCAAAGAGCAAGGTTACGCCCAACAG GTGGGGGTAACCAGAGGCAAAATGtttctgatgatgaaaatgagGATAACGAAGAGAGAGAGCGGAACATTGATTTAGGTGATGGGAAAATAGGTGCCAAAAAACGGGCTAAGCTTGAGGCTAAAGCAGACAGAAAAGTCCAGAGAGAG GCAGAGGAAAGGGAAcgagaagagaagaagaagcGGGAAATGCTGAAAGAGCAGGAGCGTGAAAAGCGTGAGGAGCGGGAACGGCAAGAGGAGGCTGCTCGAGAGGAAGAGGAGCGCCGACaaagggaggagaaggaaaggagggAACAAGAGGAGTATGAGCGCTTGAAGGAGGCGTTCTCCGTTGAAGAGGAAGGGTTTGAAGAAAATGTGGAGGATGAGGAGAACAACCTCCTCAACAATTTCATTACACACATTAAG ACAATGAAAGTGGTAGTACTGGAAGATTTGGCGTCGCACTTCAAAATGAAGACTCAAGCAGTGATCGAAAGAATACAACAACTTCAGGCAGATGGAAATCTAACTG GTGTCATTGATGATCGAGGAAAGTTTATTTACATATCACCAGAGGAGCTGGAAGCTGTGGCCAAGTTTGTGAGGCAGAGAGGTAGAGTTTCTATTTTAGAACTGGCAGAGAGCAGTAACAAGCTAATTAATCTTGTTCCAACAAAAGCTGAAGTGGCACAAGTTGAG GTGGTCAAGTAA